Proteins co-encoded in one Taeniopygia guttata chromosome 4, bTaeGut7.mat, whole genome shotgun sequence genomic window:
- the SFRP2 gene encoding secreted frizzled-related protein 2 yields MQRRLCALLLLASHCMGSAAGLFPFGEPDFSYKRSNCKPIPAPMLLCRGIEYQSMRLPNLLGHETVQEVLEQASTWIPLVQKQCHPDTRKFLCSLFAPVCIDDLDEIIQPCHSLCEEVKESCAPVMSAFGFPWPDMLDCSRFPKDNDLCIPLASSDHILPVTREAPKVCDACKNKNEDDNDIVENLCKNDFALKIKVKEIAYINGDTKITPETKSKTIYKLNGLTERDLRKIVLWLKGGLQCTCDEMNDINVPYLVMGQKQAGELVITSLKRWQKGQRAFKRFSRSIRKLQC; encoded by the exons ATGCAGCGCCGCCTCTgcgccctgctcctgctggcgTCCCACTGCATGGGCTCGGCCGCCGGGCTCTTCCCCTTCGGGGAGCCCGACTTCTCCTACAAGCGCTCCAACTGCAAGCCCATCCCCGCCCCGATGCTGCTGTGCCGGGGCATCGAGTACCAGAGCATGCGGCTGCCCAACCTGCTGGGGCATGAGACggtgcaggaggtgctggagcaggcgTCCACCTGGATCCCTCTGGTGCAGAAGCAGTGCCACCCGGACACCAGGAAGTTCCTCTGCTCCCTCTTTGCCCCCGTCTGCATCGACGACCTGGACGAGATAATCCAGCCCTGCCACTCGCTGTGCGAGGAGGTGAAGGAGAGCTGCGCCCCGGTCATGTCCGCTTTCGGCTTCCCCTGGCCCGACATGCTGGACTGCAGCCGCTTCCCCAAGGACAACGACCTCTGCATCCCGCTGGCCAGCAGTGACCACATCCTCCCCGTCACCAGGGAAG CACCCAAGGTCTGTGATGCctgcaaaaacaaaaatgaagatgATAATGACATCGTGGAAAACCTCTGCAAAAACGACTTTG CCTTGAAGATAAAAGTGAAGGAGATTGCCTACATCAATGGGGATACCAAGATCACCCCTGAAACAAAGAGCAAAACCATCTACAAGCTGAATGGGCTGACAGAAAGAGATCTGAGGAAGATAGTGCTCTGGCTCAAAGGTGGCCTCCAGTGTACCTGCGATGAGATGAACGACATCAACGTCCCCTACTTGGTGATGGGGCAGAAGCAAGCTGGGGAACTTGTGATCACCTCGCTGAAGCGGTGGCAGAAAGGGCAGCGGGCTTTCAAGCGGTTCTCCCGCAGCATCCGCAAACTGCAGTGTTAG